One part of the Lytechinus pictus isolate F3 Inbred chromosome 3, Lp3.0, whole genome shotgun sequence genome encodes these proteins:
- the LOC129256099 gene encoding uncharacterized protein LOC129256099, giving the protein MTTIRKVKVAAYSGSVENNVAGLTEIREKMADCVEEVKYVQLPYNISDMQKMKLDKNYYMLLCHSINNRRFSITNVTDALYDGFLMKSKKRLGRRKIGVIAHDFDPAQLSSDKLNSRMDSFKTIQERTFRKSILQLIGGQLSQTPVEINNDQWEELGKYLRNELKNPKPRKPGRCML; this is encoded by the exons ATGACAACGATACGGAAAGTGAAAGTTGCTGCGTATAGTGGAAGTGTTGAAAACAACGTGGCCGGACTCACTGAAATAAGAGAGAAAATGGCAGATTGTGTTGAAGAGGTTAAATATGTTCAGCTACCTTATAACATTAGTGATATGCAGAAGATGAAACTGGATAAGAATTACTACATGTTGCTCTGTCATTCAATCAACAACAGAAGATTTTCAATCACCAATGTCACTGATGCTCTTTATGATGGCTTCCTTATGAAATCCAAGAAACGATTAG gTCGCCGTAAAATTGGTGTGATTGCTCATGACTTTGATCCTGCCCAGCTCTCTTCGGACAAACTTAACAGTAGAATGGATTCCTTCAAAACCATTCAAGAAAGAACATTCAGAAAATCAATTCTGCAACTAATCGGTGGACAGCTATCTCAAACACCGGTAGAGATTAATAATGACCAATGGGAGGAACTCGGAAAATATTTAAGAAACGAATTAAAGAATCCGAAGCCCCGGAAACCTGGCCGCTGCATGCTGTAA